In Pyrus communis chromosome 15, drPyrComm1.1, whole genome shotgun sequence, the genomic stretch agtcggaaccacctgaAGTGGTCTGTataacaggactgtgcacctaccttggatccaaggtgagcgtaaagtgcgggaggtgaacatcacgtgaaggactgtgccctggccacgggcgggagcactaacaccggggtgcaggtttatgagctctcaatgcatctcaatataacatgtgcaactcatggcaaccagtacgatagtatcgaagttgcctaactcataactgtagtcatgctataacgcaatcgattcaactagtaccataaactcacctgaacttacctgggtgtcctgagttcacctttgcacttgaaagcattcccaataattatatgcaagtaatatacatatggatatatcatgatgcaatctactactcaaccatgttgtagcattttcaattataaacaatatggtgtgaagtgtacaatcagtaacgccctactcccaaactacttattttcagggataattatccatgacaacccaattaactctaatttaactaactaattcacaaaactaaaacttgtctttaccaatttccttcgcattactcaatttcccaagcaaggcttttgtctcaaatattttatggctgcatctaacgtctcgttagactgcctacgtaccctaaacagggatcaagccattcgtagttcacatagtacttcaagcattcacaataattatatatgaaagtaatatgcctaatcaatttaaaggtgtcgatagaactctcaataatatgtacgataaaaaggaaaggatgcactcacctggagtccacgctatgattctctagcgcacgcatcgaggcgtcctgaatgattggtccctgtgaccaattatcaaatcacatctcagaactcttatccgtagaatatgtaattcacataaaacacaacctcaacgacattctaaaatagtttgagacccattgaccacaagtcaaccgtcgatcaaagatcgacggtagggtttacaaccctgtataacttgacccggaagatccgcatatcagatttccaatccgcaactcccaaagATCCACAATAtatttctagaataacatattaaagtttcattacgatccaacggtcagatctccgccaattgcctaaaacaagtggccgtgaacatttattttactaacttacaaatccaattcaggaagatccgtaagtcggattcccgatccgtaaattcctatgatctttaaatattacgtattataatgtacccaagtttggtgacgatccaacggtcggatcgtcgattcacattttcatcaagcaatgtatcgtaacgaatttaggttccaacgatcaacctatgtcattcaaataacaaaactgaattcaagacattcgacatagcctaaaaatagcattggcggcccactggccacgcgccgccgcgggtggcgttcggccgccccgactcgccggaaaatccaactatttccaaaaattctcaaacttcacagaaatgaagatctcagtgagtggagcaactttcatacctgccacgaagtccaaaagtggacggaagatggtcaattttgcccacgaagccggcgggtgcctaaaacttcccgacgtcgattcgtcgtctacggtggtccaacggggtcaaggttggttgggttttgctcctgggatgatgggctacaaagcccaagtggtggcatcggccattgctttgccgatttgccggaaaatcgaaaagggtggccggagcaccattgattttcgtcaactttcgtggcctcaaacctcCACATCCCATgattaatcaaggtggttcttgggtgggttttgtagaggggaatgagagcttcaagatgtggtggtggcatcgaaaaactccaccggagttgaccggaatcggccttggaaaatgggtggtcgCGAGTGGGAAAACCCACGGGAAAAGCTgggatttattttattttattttattatttttttctttctttcctttttctgattgggcttcaccttaaataaccaatttctgattggggatttaatttaattaacactaaaccttgaataaccaatttcgaacgtctgtaactataccgttataatccggactcgcaaacggctttcgcctatgcgttcacatccacgagtattacgagaatatgttaaaagaataagtcatacgtctctctagacgatggtcaacataagtcaaagtccttgcctctagggcaatttcgtaaattcacgcttttaaaataaaataaaaacgtaaaatttggaacgggttgtcacatgtGGGGCCTGAATTGCCTACTCATGATGGTGTAGGCAACGTTCCTATTTTAGGAGGGTATGTAGAATTTGCATACTCAATTGCCTCTATTATTGGAGCTAGTTTTTACGTACGTGTTTGATTAAAACAGGTATTCCAACTCAATTGTCTACATTAGAGATGTTCTAATACTTAACACGTGAACACCCTCCCGAATTCCATCTTGAAtccttctccttttcttttatttttaatatattaatatatttttgtttaatctacATGACATCACAAAATTGGACATGGGAATCCGCATGTGGGCTGCATCATAAGATGAACGAACTTTTTTTACGAAATTGTTTGAACGGCATGGACCAATAATGCACATTTTGTTAAATTTAGggacataaatttaaaaaacttttGTTCATGGATGAATTCTAATTTCGAGATAAACCAGCTAAtggttttaattttataattaatcaCATGAGATTAACATGTTGAATAGGCCTCATATGAAGCTTTAGGTTTCAAGGCCCATTGGGTTTGGACCTAGGGCTTGTGATTTAAGTTACAGTTGTTTACTGCATGCAAACCAAAGCCTAGTTAGGCTAAAGTGTTATTTAGcaccaaatgacaaaaattaatttcTCAATGAGACATATTTAGCTTAGGCTAAAATAATTCAGTACTCTTAAAACCAATTGATAATATATGGAGTAGTCCAACTCTTTATAAGCCCTTAAATGATTTGGTCTCAATGTGGGACTTTGTCCTAAAATCCTCAAATCAGGGCTTTGACCGCGTGCTTGTTGAATAATGAATCGGTGACTCATAGGCAGTGACTTATTTAAGGAACCCACTAGGGCCGTAGCAAAAACAAGTCTTTATATGGTAATTGTCACTGCCTATGGACTCAAACCTGGATGATCTATCCATGACCAGAACAATatctaattatttaatttatgtgGTAAGGATATGTTATTTGTAAATGGTAAAAGGTGTATATTCCCCCATGAATATATTCTTTAATACTCATACTGTCGATATATTTCATATATTTGGATGAATAAACAATCACTGATTtgaatggtttttttattttattattttggatggaagatttttaaatgaaaattagGAATTGAACAATTTGGATTATAAATTTAGACAATAAAAATACATTAGTCGCAAATGGTAGAATATAATGTGCATTTCCGTTGGGGATGCAAGTAACacacttttcattagttttcttatatATGCAAGTATTATCCGATTTAAATTTCAAGTAATTTCggatttgtttcttgttttcaaacatCAGCCATGCTGATGATAAACTCCTTATTcctctcatcttcttcttcgtctcctCCTCTCCTTCTTAACCACACCAAATCTCCTTCCATTCCAATTACCACTTCCAACCTCTCCATATCCAATCCAGCAACTGCTATCAGCACACCTCTGAGATGGACCCCGCAGACCCTTCAGTTTCGGGTCTCATCGTCATCAGCCAATCCGACAGTCGAGGTTGCATCACCGCCGGGAACTGATGGCGATGAGTCTGCTGATGTGGTGGAATCTGGAGCGGACGTTGTGAGGAAGTTCTACGGAGGAGTCAACCGCCAAGATTTGGGTTCAGTGGAGGGGCTCATAGCAGAGAAATGTGTGTACGAGGACCTCGTTTTTCCTCGTCCTTTCGTTGGTCGCAAGGTACTCTATCTCTTATCCACTTCTCAGCTCTTTTAGTATGTGCTTTGATATTTGACTgtaatataataattttaaacttaaaaataaacagaaaaagTAGGCCAAATTGACagaattataataaatatttaaaaataaaaataataatataataagaagaaagaacaatTTGTGGAATTTACGTGTGTAGTCAAACTGCGATTTAaggattttaaaaactttttaaaataacaatatagATTTTGGCAGACTTTGACGGATCCTTTATGAACTTTAGAAGATTTATGTAGACTTTTATTACTGACCTTTGAGGATTTACGTGgacgttctttttttttttttttaaatcgatCTTCCAGtaacaaaatttccaaaaaaatttaagcatcaataattttattagacaaaaaaattcaaaaaagaaaatcatgttAACCTAAGGTCCGAAATCACTAACTGAACTGTAGGGTTGTTCCTGCAAAACTTAAAACCCAAACATTATGGGTATTAATGCTTCCAGCCCGTCTAGAAAAATGTTTGCgtatataaataaatttcaaGTAATTTTTGGATTTGTATTTTCAAACATGATGgaggaggtcttaggttcgattctcaaacatttttttttatagaaaaatgtTAAGCAGCTCCGAATTATTGTGTATTTTATTCTCAAGATCAAGCACCAGCTTCAACAATGCGCAGGATATACTTCAATTCTTCAAAAAGTTCAATGATTCTGTCGGCAAAGACCTTCAGTTTGTTATTGACGACTTATCCGCTGAGGACTCCACGGCAGTTGGGGTAACATGGCATTTAGGTATGTTAATGGAAATTAGTTACACTACGTCTTTCCTCCTCTGTGAGATATATGTTGATCCGATCCCCACTGAAATAGTATGTATTTTGGATCAGAATGGAATGGGAAGCCTTTTCCCTTCAGCAAAGGATGTAGCTTTTATAAGTTGGAGGTCATCGATGGCAAGAGACAAATAATGTAAGGATACTTCAAAAGAACAGATAGCAGTCGTAGCATACACCAGATTATAGTACTGCACGCTCATTCAATTTCGTTCCCGAAGATGAGGAAACATCTTGTGTACTTGTGTATCTCTGTTGAGTGCGTATAGTCTGTTGGGAGACTAATTTTGTCTTTGATAAACAGCTACGGGCGAGATAGTGTCGAA encodes the following:
- the LOC137718520 gene encoding uncharacterized protein, producing the protein MLMINSLFLSSSSSSPPLLLNHTKSPSIPITTSNLSISNPATAISTPLRWTPQTLQFRVSSSSANPTVEVASPPGTDGDESADVVESGADVVRKFYGGVNRQDLGSVEGLIAEKCVYEDLVFPRPFVGRKDILQFFKKFNDSVGKDLQFVIDDLSAEDSTAVGVTWHLEWNGKPFPFSKGCSFYKLEVIDGKRQIIYGRDSVEPAIKPGETVLIAIRGVAWLLRQFPQLIDQI